In Mangifera indica cultivar Alphonso chromosome 1, CATAS_Mindica_2.1, whole genome shotgun sequence, a single genomic region encodes these proteins:
- the LOC123226130 gene encoding uncharacterized protein LOC123226130 isoform X7, translating to MALLGDDGRGYDLARKLESCGVWRSWLGDTYYSSFVHSLSSPATWESFMRADHTKSKSQIHLQLRARALLFDKAVISLFLPNDNPSSASISKLNPNYLQLHGDDLYFTLENNSQDGVQMRDNVGSSNTAPSKSQLKSSYNAGTRYDESQYEMLPQRIRSDELPETWYDQFIEKYKLSRPYKVLLGQRELDRRTAEGMSDYLRVVEKHKRRRVPFLDNQSTGSGNSVSESSSSMQSDAVSDFNNLVDGDVFLPETLFLMNSVPQVAVPAINREKINLKVELNGILDTLPQVNTRSPVMIERLGIRPEYLGMEQGGNFHRGKNVSEGINKCLSDERASQVSQKVISRLLHGWGFDGVTEVPLEVFSQLLGRQIHKLGLTLKLLSDGYRRHCSAIELIRMFLEVAGYGTFEVFTELVKEGSRNIAPQTQQQVHAMQPQSQAQQQSPLKLPQQHQIPRQMNQQMQQMVQPQNLALQQQLQQQQYEMMRKRQQTSPHPSMDMDRDRAPVQAKVENSLELQMDANALTAVNPRQSQMQIRQQQLNAMSNLHSKSSNQLRQLASVQIPQVQTPQVQAPQVQMHQMQTPVQMSQIQTPQVQMSQMQAPQVQTSQMQTPTMQSQNMGIVRAPPVKVEGFQELMGGDTSSKHDSEEKL from the exons ATGGCCTTACTCGGCGACGACGGGCGGGGTTACGATTTGGCTCGCAAGTTGGAGTCATGCGGCGTGTGGCGCTCCTGGCTCGGCGACACTTATTATTCCTCATTTGTTCACTCCCTTTCTTCGCCGGCCACTTGGGAGTCCTTCATGCGAGCTGACCACACCAAATCTAAGTCTCAGATCCACCTTCAACTCCGCGCACGCGCTCTCTTGTTCGACAAAGCCGTCATATCTCTGTTTCTTCCTAATGATAATCCTTCTTCGGCTTCCATCTCCAAGCTCAATCCAAACT ATTTGCAATTGCACGGCGACGACTTGTATTTCACCTTGGAAAATAATTCGCAAGATGGGGTTCAAATGCGAGACAATGTTGGTTCCTCAAATACGGCGCCGTCCAAG AGTCAGTTGAAGTCCTCATATAATGCTGGAACAAGATATGATGAATCCCAGTATGAAATGTTGCCCCAGAGAATTCGGAGTGACGAATTGCCAGAAACATGGTATGATCAGTTTATTGAGAAGTATAAACTCAGTAGACCATATAAGGTACTGCTGGGCCAACGAGAATTGGATAGGCGTACTGCCGAGGGCATGTCTGATTATCTTAGAGTTGTTGAAAAACATAAGAGAAGGCGAGTGCCATTTCTGGACAATCAGAGCACAGGCTCTGGAAATTCTGTCTCAGAGAGTTCATCCAGCATGCAATCAGATGCTGTTTCAGATTTCAATAATTTGGTTGATGGAGATGTTTTTTTACctgaaacattatttttaatgaatagtGTGCCCCAGGTTGCAGTCCCGGCAATAAATAGAGAGAAGATTAACCTAAAAGTAGAATTGAATGGGATTCTTGATACCTTGCCTCAGGTTAATACCAGGAGTCCTGTTATGATTGAGAGGCTTGGTATACGCCCTGAGTATCTTGGCATGGAACAAGGAGGAAATTTTCATCGAGGAAAAAATGTTTCGGAAGGGATTAATAAATGTCTTTCTGATGAGCGAGCATCACAGGTATCTCAAAAGGTAATATCCCGCCTACTGCATGGGTGGGGATTTGACGGTGTTACAGAAGTCCCATTGGAAGTGTTTTCTCAATTGCTTGGACGTCAAATTCATAAACTAGGCCTCACTTTGAAACTTCTGTCTGATGGTTACAGACGGCATTGTTCTGCCATTGAACTAATTAGGATGTTTCTTGAAGTAGCTGGGTATGG TACTTTTGAGGTTTTTACGGAGCTTGTTAAAGAAGGTAGTAGGAATATAGCGCCACAAACTCAGCAACAAGTACATGCCATGCAGCCACAATCACAGGCACAACAACAGAGTCCCCTTAAACTGCCGCAGCAG caTCAGATCCCACGACAAATGAATCAGCAAATGCAGCAGATGGTTCAACCTCAAAATTTGGCTTTACAACAGCAGCTGCAGCAGCAACAATATGAGATGATGCGTAAACGCCAACAAACCAGTCCTCACCCTAGTATGGATATGGATAGGGATCGGGCCCCAGTACAAGCCAAGGTGGAGAACTCTTTGGAACTGCAAATGGATGCCAATGCCTTAACTGCAGTCAATCCCAGGCAATCTCAAATGCAGATCCGCCAACAACAACTCAATGCAATGTCAAATCTCCATTCAAAATCTAGCAATCAGTTGAGGCAGTTGGCATCTGTTCAAATTCCTCAAGTGCAGACTCCTCAAGTGCAGGCACCTCAAGTGCAGATGCATCAAATGCAGACACCTGTGCAGATGTCTCAAATCCAGACACCTCAGGTGCAAATGTCTCAAATGCAAGCACCTCAGGTGCAGACATCTCAAATGCAAACACCTACAATGCAGTCACa GAATATGGGCATTGTTAGGGCTCCTCCAGTGAAGGTTGAGGGATTCCAGGAATTGATGGGTGGAGATACTTCATCAAAGCATGATTCAGAGGAAA AACTGTGA
- the LOC123226130 gene encoding uncharacterized protein LOC123226130 isoform X5 translates to MALLGDDGRGYDLARKLESCGVWRSWLGDTYYSSFVHSLSSPATWESFMRADHTKSKSQIHLQLRARALLFDKAVISLFLPNDNPSSASISKLNPNYLQLHGDDLYFTLENNSQDGVQMRDNVGSSNTAPSKSQLKSSYNAGTRYDESQYEMLPQRIRSDELPETWYDQFIEKYKLSRPYKVLLGQRELDRRTAEGMSDYLRVVEKHKRRRVPFLDNQSTGSGNSVSESSSSMQSDAVSDFNNLVDGDVFLPETLFLMNSVPQVAVPAINREKINLKVELNGILDTLPQVNTRSPVMIERLGIRPEYLGMEQGGNFHRGKNVSEGINKCLSDERASQVSQKVISRLLHGWGFDGVTEVPLEVFSQLLGRQIHKLGLTLKLLSDGYRRHCSAIELIRMFLEVAGYGTFEVFTELVKEGSRNIAPQTQQQVHAMQPQSQAQQQSPLKLPQQHQIPRQMNQQMQQMVQPQNLALQQQLQQQQYEMMRKRQQTSPHPSMDMDRDRAPVQAKVENSLELQMDANALTAVNPRQSQMQIRQQQLNAMSNLHSKSSNQLRQLASVQIPQVQTPQVQAPQVQMHQMQTPVQMSQIQTPQVQMSQMQAPQVQTSQMQTPTMQSQNMGIVRAPPVKVEGFQELMGGDTSSKHDSEESRIT, encoded by the exons ATGGCCTTACTCGGCGACGACGGGCGGGGTTACGATTTGGCTCGCAAGTTGGAGTCATGCGGCGTGTGGCGCTCCTGGCTCGGCGACACTTATTATTCCTCATTTGTTCACTCCCTTTCTTCGCCGGCCACTTGGGAGTCCTTCATGCGAGCTGACCACACCAAATCTAAGTCTCAGATCCACCTTCAACTCCGCGCACGCGCTCTCTTGTTCGACAAAGCCGTCATATCTCTGTTTCTTCCTAATGATAATCCTTCTTCGGCTTCCATCTCCAAGCTCAATCCAAACT ATTTGCAATTGCACGGCGACGACTTGTATTTCACCTTGGAAAATAATTCGCAAGATGGGGTTCAAATGCGAGACAATGTTGGTTCCTCAAATACGGCGCCGTCCAAG AGTCAGTTGAAGTCCTCATATAATGCTGGAACAAGATATGATGAATCCCAGTATGAAATGTTGCCCCAGAGAATTCGGAGTGACGAATTGCCAGAAACATGGTATGATCAGTTTATTGAGAAGTATAAACTCAGTAGACCATATAAGGTACTGCTGGGCCAACGAGAATTGGATAGGCGTACTGCCGAGGGCATGTCTGATTATCTTAGAGTTGTTGAAAAACATAAGAGAAGGCGAGTGCCATTTCTGGACAATCAGAGCACAGGCTCTGGAAATTCTGTCTCAGAGAGTTCATCCAGCATGCAATCAGATGCTGTTTCAGATTTCAATAATTTGGTTGATGGAGATGTTTTTTTACctgaaacattatttttaatgaatagtGTGCCCCAGGTTGCAGTCCCGGCAATAAATAGAGAGAAGATTAACCTAAAAGTAGAATTGAATGGGATTCTTGATACCTTGCCTCAGGTTAATACCAGGAGTCCTGTTATGATTGAGAGGCTTGGTATACGCCCTGAGTATCTTGGCATGGAACAAGGAGGAAATTTTCATCGAGGAAAAAATGTTTCGGAAGGGATTAATAAATGTCTTTCTGATGAGCGAGCATCACAGGTATCTCAAAAGGTAATATCCCGCCTACTGCATGGGTGGGGATTTGACGGTGTTACAGAAGTCCCATTGGAAGTGTTTTCTCAATTGCTTGGACGTCAAATTCATAAACTAGGCCTCACTTTGAAACTTCTGTCTGATGGTTACAGACGGCATTGTTCTGCCATTGAACTAATTAGGATGTTTCTTGAAGTAGCTGGGTATGG TACTTTTGAGGTTTTTACGGAGCTTGTTAAAGAAGGTAGTAGGAATATAGCGCCACAAACTCAGCAACAAGTACATGCCATGCAGCCACAATCACAGGCACAACAACAGAGTCCCCTTAAACTGCCGCAGCAG caTCAGATCCCACGACAAATGAATCAGCAAATGCAGCAGATGGTTCAACCTCAAAATTTGGCTTTACAACAGCAGCTGCAGCAGCAACAATATGAGATGATGCGTAAACGCCAACAAACCAGTCCTCACCCTAGTATGGATATGGATAGGGATCGGGCCCCAGTACAAGCCAAGGTGGAGAACTCTTTGGAACTGCAAATGGATGCCAATGCCTTAACTGCAGTCAATCCCAGGCAATCTCAAATGCAGATCCGCCAACAACAACTCAATGCAATGTCAAATCTCCATTCAAAATCTAGCAATCAGTTGAGGCAGTTGGCATCTGTTCAAATTCCTCAAGTGCAGACTCCTCAAGTGCAGGCACCTCAAGTGCAGATGCATCAAATGCAGACACCTGTGCAGATGTCTCAAATCCAGACACCTCAGGTGCAAATGTCTCAAATGCAAGCACCTCAGGTGCAGACATCTCAAATGCAAACACCTACAATGCAGTCACa GAATATGGGCATTGTTAGGGCTCCTCCAGTGAAGGTTGAGGGATTCCAGGAATTGATGGGTGGAGATACTTCATCAAAGCATGATTCAGAGGAAA GTAGGATTACATGA
- the LOC123226130 gene encoding uncharacterized protein LOC123226130 isoform X6 — MALLGDDGRGYDLARKLESCGVWRSWLGDTYYSSFVHSLSSPATWESFMRADHTKSKSQIHLQLRARALLFDKAVISLFLPNDNPSSASISKLNPNYLQLHGDDLYFTLENNSQDGVQMRDNVGSSNTAPSKSQLKSSYNAGTRYDESQYEMLPQRIRSDELPETWYDQFIEKYKLSRPYKVLLGQRELDRRTAEGMSDYLRVVEKHKRRRVPFLDNQSTGSGNSVSESSSSMQSDAVSDFNNLVDGDVFLPETLFLMNSVPQVAVPAINREKINLKVELNGILDTLPQVNTRSPVMIERLGIRPEYLGMEQGGNFHRGKNVSEGINKCLSDERASQVSQKVISRLLHGWGFDGVTEVPLEVFSQLLGRQIHKLGLTLKLLSDGYRRHCSAIELIRMFLEVAGYGTFEVFTELVKEGSRNIAPQTQQQVHAMQPQSQAQQQSPLKLPQQHQIPRQMNQQMQQMVQPQNLALQQQLQQQQYEMMRKRQQTSPHPSMDMDRDRAPVQAKVENSLELQMDANALTAVNPRQSQMQIRQQQLNAMSNLHSKSSNQLRQLASVQIPQVQTPQVQAPQVQMHQMQTPVQMSQIQTPQVQTSQMQTPTMQSQNMGIVRAPPVKVEGFQELMGGDTSSKHDSEERLHEFARCVAVKDL; from the exons ATGGCCTTACTCGGCGACGACGGGCGGGGTTACGATTTGGCTCGCAAGTTGGAGTCATGCGGCGTGTGGCGCTCCTGGCTCGGCGACACTTATTATTCCTCATTTGTTCACTCCCTTTCTTCGCCGGCCACTTGGGAGTCCTTCATGCGAGCTGACCACACCAAATCTAAGTCTCAGATCCACCTTCAACTCCGCGCACGCGCTCTCTTGTTCGACAAAGCCGTCATATCTCTGTTTCTTCCTAATGATAATCCTTCTTCGGCTTCCATCTCCAAGCTCAATCCAAACT ATTTGCAATTGCACGGCGACGACTTGTATTTCACCTTGGAAAATAATTCGCAAGATGGGGTTCAAATGCGAGACAATGTTGGTTCCTCAAATACGGCGCCGTCCAAG AGTCAGTTGAAGTCCTCATATAATGCTGGAACAAGATATGATGAATCCCAGTATGAAATGTTGCCCCAGAGAATTCGGAGTGACGAATTGCCAGAAACATGGTATGATCAGTTTATTGAGAAGTATAAACTCAGTAGACCATATAAGGTACTGCTGGGCCAACGAGAATTGGATAGGCGTACTGCCGAGGGCATGTCTGATTATCTTAGAGTTGTTGAAAAACATAAGAGAAGGCGAGTGCCATTTCTGGACAATCAGAGCACAGGCTCTGGAAATTCTGTCTCAGAGAGTTCATCCAGCATGCAATCAGATGCTGTTTCAGATTTCAATAATTTGGTTGATGGAGATGTTTTTTTACctgaaacattatttttaatgaatagtGTGCCCCAGGTTGCAGTCCCGGCAATAAATAGAGAGAAGATTAACCTAAAAGTAGAATTGAATGGGATTCTTGATACCTTGCCTCAGGTTAATACCAGGAGTCCTGTTATGATTGAGAGGCTTGGTATACGCCCTGAGTATCTTGGCATGGAACAAGGAGGAAATTTTCATCGAGGAAAAAATGTTTCGGAAGGGATTAATAAATGTCTTTCTGATGAGCGAGCATCACAGGTATCTCAAAAGGTAATATCCCGCCTACTGCATGGGTGGGGATTTGACGGTGTTACAGAAGTCCCATTGGAAGTGTTTTCTCAATTGCTTGGACGTCAAATTCATAAACTAGGCCTCACTTTGAAACTTCTGTCTGATGGTTACAGACGGCATTGTTCTGCCATTGAACTAATTAGGATGTTTCTTGAAGTAGCTGGGTATGG TACTTTTGAGGTTTTTACGGAGCTTGTTAAAGAAGGTAGTAGGAATATAGCGCCACAAACTCAGCAACAAGTACATGCCATGCAGCCACAATCACAGGCACAACAACAGAGTCCCCTTAAACTGCCGCAGCAG caTCAGATCCCACGACAAATGAATCAGCAAATGCAGCAGATGGTTCAACCTCAAAATTTGGCTTTACAACAGCAGCTGCAGCAGCAACAATATGAGATGATGCGTAAACGCCAACAAACCAGTCCTCACCCTAGTATGGATATGGATAGGGATCGGGCCCCAGTACAAGCCAAGGTGGAGAACTCTTTGGAACTGCAAATGGATGCCAATGCCTTAACTGCAGTCAATCCCAGGCAATCTCAAATGCAGATCCGCCAACAACAACTCAATGCAATGTCAAATCTCCATTCAAAATCTAGCAATCAGTTGAGGCAGTTGGCATCTGTTCAAATTCCTCAAGTGCAGACTCCTCAAGTGCAGGCACCTCAAGTGCAGATGCATCAAATGCAGACACCTGTGCAGATGTCTCAAATCCAGACACCTCAG GTGCAGACATCTCAAATGCAAACACCTACAATGCAGTCACa GAATATGGGCATTGTTAGGGCTCCTCCAGTGAAGGTTGAGGGATTCCAGGAATTGATGGGTGGAGATACTTCATCAAAGCATGATTCAGAGGAAA GATTACATGAGTTCGCCCGGTGTGTCGCTGTAAAGGATCTTTAG
- the LOC123226130 gene encoding uncharacterized protein LOC123226130 isoform X1, with product MALLGDDGRGYDLARKLESCGVWRSWLGDTYYSSFVHSLSSPATWESFMRADHTKSKSQIHLQLRARALLFDKAVISLFLPNDNPSSASISKLNPNYLQLHGDDLYFTLENNSQDGVQMRDNVGSSNTAPSKSQLKSSYNAGTRYDESQYEMLPQRIRSDELPETWYDQFIEKYKLSRPYKVLLGQRELDRRTAEGMSDYLRVVEKHKRRRVPFLDNQSTGSGNSVSESSSSMQSDAVSDFNNLVDGDVFLPETLFLMNSVPQVAVPAINREKINLKVELNGILDTLPQVNTRSPVMIERLGIRPEYLGMEQGGNFHRGKNVSEGINKCLSDERASQVSQKVISRLLHGWGFDGVTEVPLEVFSQLLGRQIHKLGLTLKLLSDGYRRHCSAIELIRMFLEVAGYGTFEVFTELVKEGSRNIAPQTQQQVHAMQPQSQAQQQSPLKLPQQHQIPRQMNQQMQQMVQPQNLALQQQLQQQQYEMMRKRQQTSPHPSMDMDRDRAPVQAKVENSLELQMDANALTAVNPRQSQMQIRQQQLNAMSNLHSKSSNQLRQLASVQIPQVQTPQVQAPQVQMHQMQTPVQMSQIQTPQVQMSQMQAPQVQTSQMQTPTMQSQNMGIVRAPPVKVEGFQELMGGDTSSKHDSEERLHEFARCVAVKDL from the exons ATGGCCTTACTCGGCGACGACGGGCGGGGTTACGATTTGGCTCGCAAGTTGGAGTCATGCGGCGTGTGGCGCTCCTGGCTCGGCGACACTTATTATTCCTCATTTGTTCACTCCCTTTCTTCGCCGGCCACTTGGGAGTCCTTCATGCGAGCTGACCACACCAAATCTAAGTCTCAGATCCACCTTCAACTCCGCGCACGCGCTCTCTTGTTCGACAAAGCCGTCATATCTCTGTTTCTTCCTAATGATAATCCTTCTTCGGCTTCCATCTCCAAGCTCAATCCAAACT ATTTGCAATTGCACGGCGACGACTTGTATTTCACCTTGGAAAATAATTCGCAAGATGGGGTTCAAATGCGAGACAATGTTGGTTCCTCAAATACGGCGCCGTCCAAG AGTCAGTTGAAGTCCTCATATAATGCTGGAACAAGATATGATGAATCCCAGTATGAAATGTTGCCCCAGAGAATTCGGAGTGACGAATTGCCAGAAACATGGTATGATCAGTTTATTGAGAAGTATAAACTCAGTAGACCATATAAGGTACTGCTGGGCCAACGAGAATTGGATAGGCGTACTGCCGAGGGCATGTCTGATTATCTTAGAGTTGTTGAAAAACATAAGAGAAGGCGAGTGCCATTTCTGGACAATCAGAGCACAGGCTCTGGAAATTCTGTCTCAGAGAGTTCATCCAGCATGCAATCAGATGCTGTTTCAGATTTCAATAATTTGGTTGATGGAGATGTTTTTTTACctgaaacattatttttaatgaatagtGTGCCCCAGGTTGCAGTCCCGGCAATAAATAGAGAGAAGATTAACCTAAAAGTAGAATTGAATGGGATTCTTGATACCTTGCCTCAGGTTAATACCAGGAGTCCTGTTATGATTGAGAGGCTTGGTATACGCCCTGAGTATCTTGGCATGGAACAAGGAGGAAATTTTCATCGAGGAAAAAATGTTTCGGAAGGGATTAATAAATGTCTTTCTGATGAGCGAGCATCACAGGTATCTCAAAAGGTAATATCCCGCCTACTGCATGGGTGGGGATTTGACGGTGTTACAGAAGTCCCATTGGAAGTGTTTTCTCAATTGCTTGGACGTCAAATTCATAAACTAGGCCTCACTTTGAAACTTCTGTCTGATGGTTACAGACGGCATTGTTCTGCCATTGAACTAATTAGGATGTTTCTTGAAGTAGCTGGGTATGG TACTTTTGAGGTTTTTACGGAGCTTGTTAAAGAAGGTAGTAGGAATATAGCGCCACAAACTCAGCAACAAGTACATGCCATGCAGCCACAATCACAGGCACAACAACAGAGTCCCCTTAAACTGCCGCAGCAG caTCAGATCCCACGACAAATGAATCAGCAAATGCAGCAGATGGTTCAACCTCAAAATTTGGCTTTACAACAGCAGCTGCAGCAGCAACAATATGAGATGATGCGTAAACGCCAACAAACCAGTCCTCACCCTAGTATGGATATGGATAGGGATCGGGCCCCAGTACAAGCCAAGGTGGAGAACTCTTTGGAACTGCAAATGGATGCCAATGCCTTAACTGCAGTCAATCCCAGGCAATCTCAAATGCAGATCCGCCAACAACAACTCAATGCAATGTCAAATCTCCATTCAAAATCTAGCAATCAGTTGAGGCAGTTGGCATCTGTTCAAATTCCTCAAGTGCAGACTCCTCAAGTGCAGGCACCTCAAGTGCAGATGCATCAAATGCAGACACCTGTGCAGATGTCTCAAATCCAGACACCTCAGGTGCAAATGTCTCAAATGCAAGCACCTCAGGTGCAGACATCTCAAATGCAAACACCTACAATGCAGTCACa GAATATGGGCATTGTTAGGGCTCCTCCAGTGAAGGTTGAGGGATTCCAGGAATTGATGGGTGGAGATACTTCATCAAAGCATGATTCAGAGGAAA GATTACATGAGTTCGCCCGGTGTGTCGCTGTAAAGGATCTTTAG
- the LOC123226130 gene encoding uncharacterized protein LOC123226130 isoform X10 produces the protein MALLGDDGRGYDLARKLESCGVWRSWLGDTYYSSFVHSLSSPATWESFMRADHTKSKSQIHLQLRARALLFDKAVISLFLPNDNPSSASISKLNPNYLQLHGDDLYFTLENNSQDGVQMRDNVGSSNTAPSKSQLKSSYNAGTRYDESQYEMLPQRIRSDELPETWYDQFIEKYKLSRPYKVLLGQRELDRRTAEGMSDYLRVVEKHKRRRVPFLDNQSTGSGNSVSESSSSMQSDAVSDFNNLVDGDVFLPETLFLMNSVPQVAVPAINREKINLKVELNGILDTLPQVNTRSPVMIERLGIRPEYLGMEQGGNFHRGKNVSEGINKCLSDERASQVSQKVISRLLHGWGFDGVTEVPLEVFSQLLGRQIHKLGLTLKLLSDGYRRHCSAIELIRMFLEVAGYGTFEVFTELVKEGSRNIAPQTQQQVHAMQPQSQAQQQSPLKLPQQIPRQMNQQMQQMVQPQNLALQQQLQQQQYEMMRKRQQTSPHPSMDMDRDRAPVQAKVENSLELQMDANALTAVNPRQSQMQIRQQQLNAMSNLHSKSSNQLRQLASVQIPQVQTPQVQAPQVQMHQMQTPVQMSQIQTPQVQMSQMQAPQVQTSQMQTPTMQSQNMGIVRAPPVKVEGFQELMGGDTSSKHDSEESKLTSPISK, from the exons ATGGCCTTACTCGGCGACGACGGGCGGGGTTACGATTTGGCTCGCAAGTTGGAGTCATGCGGCGTGTGGCGCTCCTGGCTCGGCGACACTTATTATTCCTCATTTGTTCACTCCCTTTCTTCGCCGGCCACTTGGGAGTCCTTCATGCGAGCTGACCACACCAAATCTAAGTCTCAGATCCACCTTCAACTCCGCGCACGCGCTCTCTTGTTCGACAAAGCCGTCATATCTCTGTTTCTTCCTAATGATAATCCTTCTTCGGCTTCCATCTCCAAGCTCAATCCAAACT ATTTGCAATTGCACGGCGACGACTTGTATTTCACCTTGGAAAATAATTCGCAAGATGGGGTTCAAATGCGAGACAATGTTGGTTCCTCAAATACGGCGCCGTCCAAG AGTCAGTTGAAGTCCTCATATAATGCTGGAACAAGATATGATGAATCCCAGTATGAAATGTTGCCCCAGAGAATTCGGAGTGACGAATTGCCAGAAACATGGTATGATCAGTTTATTGAGAAGTATAAACTCAGTAGACCATATAAGGTACTGCTGGGCCAACGAGAATTGGATAGGCGTACTGCCGAGGGCATGTCTGATTATCTTAGAGTTGTTGAAAAACATAAGAGAAGGCGAGTGCCATTTCTGGACAATCAGAGCACAGGCTCTGGAAATTCTGTCTCAGAGAGTTCATCCAGCATGCAATCAGATGCTGTTTCAGATTTCAATAATTTGGTTGATGGAGATGTTTTTTTACctgaaacattatttttaatgaatagtGTGCCCCAGGTTGCAGTCCCGGCAATAAATAGAGAGAAGATTAACCTAAAAGTAGAATTGAATGGGATTCTTGATACCTTGCCTCAGGTTAATACCAGGAGTCCTGTTATGATTGAGAGGCTTGGTATACGCCCTGAGTATCTTGGCATGGAACAAGGAGGAAATTTTCATCGAGGAAAAAATGTTTCGGAAGGGATTAATAAATGTCTTTCTGATGAGCGAGCATCACAGGTATCTCAAAAGGTAATATCCCGCCTACTGCATGGGTGGGGATTTGACGGTGTTACAGAAGTCCCATTGGAAGTGTTTTCTCAATTGCTTGGACGTCAAATTCATAAACTAGGCCTCACTTTGAAACTTCTGTCTGATGGTTACAGACGGCATTGTTCTGCCATTGAACTAATTAGGATGTTTCTTGAAGTAGCTGGGTATGG TACTTTTGAGGTTTTTACGGAGCTTGTTAAAGAAGGTAGTAGGAATATAGCGCCACAAACTCAGCAACAAGTACATGCCATGCAGCCACAATCACAGGCACAACAACAGAGTCCCCTTAAACTGCCGCAGCAG ATCCCACGACAAATGAATCAGCAAATGCAGCAGATGGTTCAACCTCAAAATTTGGCTTTACAACAGCAGCTGCAGCAGCAACAATATGAGATGATGCGTAAACGCCAACAAACCAGTCCTCACCCTAGTATGGATATGGATAGGGATCGGGCCCCAGTACAAGCCAAGGTGGAGAACTCTTTGGAACTGCAAATGGATGCCAATGCCTTAACTGCAGTCAATCCCAGGCAATCTCAAATGCAGATCCGCCAACAACAACTCAATGCAATGTCAAATCTCCATTCAAAATCTAGCAATCAGTTGAGGCAGTTGGCATCTGTTCAAATTCCTCAAGTGCAGACTCCTCAAGTGCAGGCACCTCAAGTGCAGATGCATCAAATGCAGACACCTGTGCAGATGTCTCAAATCCAGACACCTCAGGTGCAAATGTCTCAAATGCAAGCACCTCAGGTGCAGACATCTCAAATGCAAACACCTACAATGCAGTCACa GAATATGGGCATTGTTAGGGCTCCTCCAGTGAAGGTTGAGGGATTCCAGGAATTGATGGGTGGAGATACTTCATCAAAGCATGATTCAGAGGAAAGTAAGCTGACTTCCCCTATAAGTAAATAA